DNA sequence from the Liolophura sinensis isolate JHLJ2023 chromosome 1, CUHK_Ljap_v2, whole genome shotgun sequence genome:
gttacatttctaTTGCAGTGATTTCCCCATTCCACAGTGTCTAAtgccaaaaatatatttcagtgtgGTTGGCAAaggctaccatttttcgattttttgacatatatacatCGCAAGCATGGAAATAAACTTGCTTCGGTGCGCGTATAGAGCTTGCTAGCCAGAAAAAGTGGAAGAAAACAGAACTGAGAAAGGAAATGGCATTCCGAAGGTCTCAGCAGCTGTCAGTCATATCTATAGTCTGTTGCCATCCGTAGTCGCTTTGCCATACTATGTTCCTGTCAGCGCAGTCTGACTGGGCCAGCATGTCGTAAAAGTTACAGACGAGCGCGTGACGGTATATTTGCTGGCTGTTGTCTTTGTGTTATCTGTAGAGAATACGGCTCACAAGTACTGAAGTGATAACTTGCTTTTTGACacaaacaatatttaatatatctGTAAAAAATTATGAGCTTTCACCTTAACTCTGACACATATTTCTGACAAACATTATTCGTGAGAATATCACAAAAGTACCACAAATGTATCACAGTCACGAGATATGATTACATCGCTCACCTGACAATAGGCACACACTGTAACAAACGTCACCGCTAAACATCATAATAGACAGACAATGACAACAAACGCGACAATCTACGATCCACATCCGATACTGATGTACCACTGGTCATTTAAACAAACGACATACGAAGTGAATATCACGAGGCCCGTTTTCGACGGGAGGCTGTCACTACAGATCTTATACACAGAAAAGGACAAacttgcatacatacatagaacAAAATTGGTAGCATGCCAAAGGGAATCAATGGGGTGGATGGGTTTATTGATGACAGGAAAGAAACTTGCATGCGGAATAGGTTTCAAATCCAATGTCCTGTATATTACCCAGAACAAACAGATGCTTCTGAGTGGCACGTTGTTAACACTTGTtcgtataatttatttatttatttgattgtgacgccgtactgaagaatatttcacttatatacgacggtggccagcgttatTGTGGGGAAACCAACagccatccgcacgttgctgcagGGCCTTCCAATGTACGTCGGGAGAGTATGAACtcgacgaactcacagcgaccgcatcagTGGGAGGCGTCTGTGTCACTGCGCTGTATTGGCCCGATAACTACCTCGGCTACGAAGACTCCTTTGTCACTATTCATATAATTAGCACCTCTTCATATAAGCTGACGTTGATGCTTGCAGCTTGCCTAGTTCCAGATTAGTGGGAATCAAACAAACTATGAAACAGAACTCCAGAGATGCTGAATGACGAGACCAGTCACCCAGTCAAACAACTTCAACCCCATCACGTGAGAAATTAATACCCGAGTTTAACACACAAGTAGAAGCTTAAAATCACGACATAGGTCATATATGTCTCCAGAAATGTCCGCATGCGTAAAGCGATGATTTGTAGCGGATGTGAATGACAGCGCattgtttaatattgttttatGGCACTAAGGAGATTCTGTTTTGTAGGCTGAGTAGTAACTAACGTGACAGAAGGTGACGTAGCATCGCTTCTGATCAACACTGTCCATACAGACCGCTTCATCAATGTAGCCCATACCCGGCTCTCTCAGCCTATGAGAATGATTTGATTCTTGCCATATGAAGGATCGTTCGgtatataggtccagataagctGTACCATCTGGAAAGTCTGTGGTTTTCTTTTAATCCAGCggaggtgggtaaatatctttcacagcctttgctatatatggattgtttcaAGGCATTTttgctgaatataggcgactggctaaagaAACAGGCtataataatttgtgacaccAGTCCAGCATAATGATACTGGCCCACAGATAAAACTCAATATTGTAACGTTCTCTGTGCTAGAAAACATGCAGATATTGTTTCATAAACAGTTGCTTAGTTATTCTTTTACCTATGCCATTAAACAGGGCAAATACTGCATGGAGTTTTGCTGGTAAATAATGTTCATAGCTAATCGACGGAGATTGTTTGACGCGGTGTTTCGTGACCCTTAGGAGGAAAAGACGAGCAGTTTTTCACGCCTTTTGTATGCTGAGTTAGATAGCCCGATTTTGCAAATTGCCAGATTTCAAATACCTGTTTCCAATAACGACATGGTCGCTTTTCCCGAGTTTAAAATATCTGACCAATAAAATTTCAGTGCTTTAGTCTGTTTGAACAAATTTAACGATATGCTTTAACCgtcaataaatttcaaaatagcTAGGAAAACACTGAATACTGACtgtgttgtatgtatatatgattccgttggaatgtgtgtgtgtgtgtgtgtgtgtgtgtgtgtgtgttgtagagGGTGggcctggggggggggggggggcgtagaTCATATGGTGGCCCCCAACTTTTGAAAGTACTTCCAGCAGCACTGATTATTAGGTATGTATATAAtgtgtggcagggcgagtccatgccaccataGTGATGCCGTTACTGAAGTAtgatgccgaagacaccagatatgacaccccacccagtcaaataatactgacaccgttctaatcagtcatgtttccttgctctgaacTCTCagtgctcagtttcctcccaccataatgctcgcagccgtcgtgtaaatgaaatattcttaagtacttAAGTCAAATTCTTAactaaatcaccaatcaaataaataaataaatcaataccttAATGCATCCGTTTTCCTATCTTCCCATCCATAAATCTATCAATCCACGAATCAATCTCCAAAAAGAATACAATAATAGCCGACAAAACCCAAAGGAAATTTATAAAGctcagtttaatatttattaggaggcctccgtggtcgaggggattagcatgccagcgcggcgcaatgacccaataGACtgtcaacaatgcggtcgctgtgagctcaagcccagctcatgctggcttcctgtccggtctcacatgggaatgtctgccagcaacctgcggatggtcgtgggtttcgtagGGGCTCCGcacgctttcctcccaccataaataaacaaatatataaataactaaCTATAATATGATTTAGTGCCATTATCTTTTATCCAAGTGGGGTGTCCATTTAACGTCACGCCCAAAACGATGAACAAATAACGGGGAAACTAATTtacattgttgtttatttaattaatgaGTTCATTGATTAATCGGATATATCAAACTTGTGTCTAATGTTCGATCGCCCAGACCATTGGTGTACTAAATATTGTAATGGTAATCAGATCTATGGCGCTCTATTAACCCAGAGCGCCATCCGGCCCAGAACAACAGCAGTAATTCGGGCCACAACCAGGGTGTGAAAAGTCACAACCGTTATCGTAACTGTACATGCTCAGTCCTGGTACACCTTGATCAGGTTGACTGTTAGAGTTCTCGGCGAGGATTGGAGGATTCTTGTACACGTGGTAGGCCTGGAAACACGTGAGTCTGAAATAGTTAAATGAGATGTTGATTGAGGCCAGTTCTGTTCTCTATCTTTAAATGCTCAAAGAGAGAATGACTGGGTGAGAGTATACGGATGCATGGCTAATGTTTAATAGCGGCATTAAAGAACCTCTTTCTTCTGTACAATATTGGGTTCATTGTGAGCGATTCCTCTTTGTGAGTCTATATAATGGTCAATAAGCTGATGAAACTTTATTTCAATTGATGGCTGAACTAATACCAACAGAGTGACGAAATGCTCAAGACAACCTTGAAGTAACGAGAGGTAAAAGGGACTCACGTTTTCTCTGCACAGATCTGATAACAGCTCTTCGTGCCTCCTGGACAGGTTCTTCGCAACGCCCATACATTGTCACTACCTGAAAATTTAGCAGTGCAGGTTGACTGGGCCAGCATGTCGTAGAAGTTGTAGACGAGGGGGTAGCCGTAGCAAGTGGCTGTTACCTCGACACCGGCTGTGGAGAACAAAGGAGACAGGTATTACGATAACCTGGTTTTCGTACTGATGATCTTTCTCACTATGATGTGGCTATATGCACGTTATATTGTTGGAGGAAAAGTGAATTTCAACGAAAGTTAAATTGCGCTAACGGCAACACAAGCGTCGTCGACGTCACCATGGCTTTATAAATAATGAGAAGGGGAATTTACAAATTGTCTGCCCAAGAACGCGTTTGAACCCGGGCCtagcgatatatatatatatattaaaactaacaaagaATGCTGCGAATCCACATTTGATTAAGAATTTATATCACCGCGCTCAAGAATGTCTTCAGAAGTGATATGTTTAGGCCATATacatggttgtgagtttcccccggactcctcccaccataatgctagccgccgtcgtataagtgaaatattcttgagtgcggcataaaacaccaatcaaataaataaataaataaacaaataaataaataaataaatatgcatggcCCCTTAATGGAATGACCTTTAAGAAAGGGTAATTTACAACCTCCAAATGCTTACCTGAACACAAGGTCACAACTAGGATCAACCAAAAAGCTGTCATTGTTGGAGCGTATAACTGGCATAAAACGATGATATGTAGAGGATGGAAAGATGACACAATGTTTTGTATTTCGTGAAGATGTTTTATAGCATTGACAAGATCCTGTATGTAGGTCGAGTAATGTGTAGCGTGACAGAACGTGACGTATCTTCACTTCAGGTCAACACCCTCCATACAGCCCGCCTCATTCCACCGGACGTATCGTGTTTCATGAATATCATCCTGTACCCGGCTGCCTCAGCCCATCAGAATGACCTGATTCTTGCGTGGAAATAAACATGACACGTTGCTTCCTGATAGTTTTTATTATGCCAGACGCCTTTTGGAGAATCGCGTCGAAAGCTTTGTTTACGTCTTCTAACAGATGGCGAACAACACTGAGAAACGTTATATGagactgtgtatttattttcagtgaccCTAGTGACGTCATGAGTTACTTTTCATCCAGTCGAAGCCTGAAGTTCCCAGAACCTATAAACGCTCATTTCCGATCGATGAAAAGGATAAGGACGGGCACGGGATAAATATAAAGTATCGTTGACTATATAGGCGTTCCATGCTTTGCTGTTTACTGCAAATATTCAACTACAACAACACAAATGCAACTACACATTCACATTTGGAGATCACTAGCACATAAATCTTTAACCATTTCAGTAAAGGTTGCGCAACCTTACTCTCATGAACAATTTCCAGACtagcgttcaacacaaaccaccaaagagctcAGAATGTATACAAAGTAAAAGAATTAAGACAGATTtatgcaaaaagaagcagtcaacaggtTTCAGAGATGCCAGAAACACGCTAAGAATGTTCTagttgaaaaaattaaatcagtattttGGGGTATTTAATAGGTTGTCGCTAACCAAAATATATCTCGTTGCGCtgtgattgcagctgttcacaCATACTGCAACTGTTCAACATGTCGACACTTGTCTACCATCCATATGGTGTACCAGTCCGTACATATGACCCATGCGAATGTTAGCCGGTGTATTTAGAACAAAATTTTTTGGCCTAGCAGCTTTGGGCGATTCAAGGATTTACTGTGGCACTTCTTCTCGCGTTTAGCCATTATTCTTAATAATTTTACAAGAATTTATCGCGACGCTTTCGTCTGAAATGAGAAAGAAGTTGAAGAAGATGACACTGGATGTTTCGCTGTGCTGTGGAGTACGTATGTGGAATCCTACAGAGCGGGCATCACTTACTTCTTTCTATTTAAGTACTGCTGATGATGTCCATGGAATACAGTTTAACGACAGTAAGACCAACGTGAAGTTGCGCTGTAATGAGTTAAATAAAGCAGTACGACGACGAGATCGTTACGCAGCGTCTACGTAAGTCCCGATTTTAGTAGGTTCTTGAAGGCTAAAATTAGACATGTTTAAACCAGCTTCTGTGGACACCCTCGTGCTAGGATGTCCGTGCAGAAAGGCTGCCGAGAGGCTtcgtttgtatgtttgtttcttAAATTGCAGCTCAGGATGTGTCCCGAGATATTAtagtacccccccccccccaccccaagcATTCTTATTAGGGGGTGAAATGGTCTTAAACTACAATTTTCGTACGGTTCCATTCAGCAGTTCGCAAATAAAGTAACCAGCAGTCAAGCCGTTCtgggtgatagctgtcaaaccAACTGTGTATGTGAAACAGCCCGAATGGGCAACCCAAGCTGATCCAGCGCTAACATTTAGGTTGGTCGATGACGTCATATCCAAAAGTTACAGGttattaagagatataaaatatatctcAAAGCGAAGTTGTTTAACTCTTTTCATATGCTTAAAGCCCTGTAATGCgctttttctttcattctttATGACTTGATTAAATGCTATTAAAGCATTTACGTGAATAGTGTCAAATCCTGAGGTAAACAGAAGAGGgcttcaccggttacatgtgaccatctgATTTGACCTCTCATGCTGTAGTGTATCCATTGACCCTTTCTTGCTGTTTATGGGACCTTTTTGAAAATAAACGGCGAACAACGCTCGTATGGCAATGTAGAGAATCACAACGTTAGTTATATGAGGGGCACTTCATCTAATACTTCCACTAATATCTACATGATTTGCATACGTGTTCTGGCACTTGCCCGAAAGTTCATCCGTAACTCCACCTCTAAAACTAACCgacctcgtataagtgaaaaactgagtaaggcgttaaacaacaatcaagaaacgaaataaattatatgtctTACTTTATATAAAGATTCGACATATACAGTAGGAAAAAAGCGTCACTGGTATTCCGCCTTGTTTAGATGTAAAGTAGTTGTCTGTTCGGGAAAATAAGTGTTTAGCTATATTCGCCTATTTTCATTGCGGTTAGAGATATGGGTGGAAAAAACTGAAGTCTTCGGGGTAACTCAACAGTctttatcatgtacctgaccaacctcctgacttaaagtcgcaGTCGGCAACACGCGATCTCATTGGCCAGGGCCTGATAGTATCTACGGATCTTCAACCATCTGAGTGTTACGGATAGATGTAAATGTGGTATCATATATAGTGTGATACAACCACGTGGTAGTTACGAATCTGCTCATATTGTTACCACATTCACACATGCGCTGTTAAACCAAATCTGTCGCATGAAAAGAGTAAGTCTGATTGAAATCCCCAggcaatcaaacaaaacaaaaacgccCACTATCAAAAAAAGAATTAAGAAACGGtaattttatttgcttttgaCTTTTGGAATGTGCAAGCTCATATCTCCTGCGTTAGACATTTTGATATTCGGAGATATTGTGATATCTGATATTCAGTTTATTTTGGAACTATTTGCAATAAAAGAAATCATTATGTCAAATCGGATTCTGTTAACCAAGAGCATTAGATGGCCCCGAACAACAGCAGTAATTCGGGCCACAACCAGGGTGTGAAAAGTCACAACCGTTATCGTAACTGTACATGCTCAGTCCTGGTACACCTTGATCAGGTTGGCTGTTAGAGTTCTCGGCGAGGATTGGAGGATTCTTGTACACGTGGTAGGCCTGGAAACACGTGAGTCTGAAATCATGAAATGATAGTGTCATTGAGGCCCCTAACAATGAAATACATTGAATAAATATGCGCATTAGTAATTTACAATATCGCAATTAAAACTCAAGCTCATTTCATTTAATTCCTTTAATGCATTTAACGACTGTTTAAAGGCAATTAGACaggataatttatttgatttaatttatacCTTGTTCTACTCAATGGCTGAAATAATGTATCATGTTAAGGAAACACTCAATAAAACCAACCTGCTTAAGGTGAGGTAACAGGGTGTAGAGATACTCACGATTTCTCAGCACAGATCTGAGCACAGCTTTTCGTACCGTACGGACAGGATCGCCGCATTGCCCAGACTCTGGCACTAACTGAAACTTTAGCAGTGCAGGCAGACTGGGCCAGCATGTCGTAGAAGTTGTACACGAGCGGGTAGCTGTAGCAAGTGGCTGTTACCTCGATGCTGGCTGTGGAGGGTAGAATGCACAATTATTGAATCTTGTCATGAGATGTGACTCCACCGCTAGCGTAACAATATTCAGATACTGTACTAAATATCCctgatatatttgaaaaaataaaaaggaagaTGAAAATCAATAATGACGTTTTTATTAGGAACAGTGACTACAGtttccatacatatatgtacaaagataCGACAGATgcatcaaaataaaagtgaaacatgcaaaagggaaacaatcggTCAATGAGTTTTAATGACACTTGTATTCCGAACAGATTTCAAACTGGAGTCGGAAATATTATTCGATCAAGATGGTGGCTGTTGTAAAGAAGGCTGACTGAGTGGTCTTTATCTGTGAGTGTTGGCGAATCTTGTATCCTTACCAGATTGATGTTATGTGATGGGAGGAATCTTAAGTCTGTGTTGATGAATATATGACTGTAACTGTGTCGCAATCTCCAGGAATCTGTCTTTTAGTCTAGTTTGGAACATACCGGtgtttcaacaacaacatcatgaGTAATCCGCCGATAACGTCACTATTGCAAACTTGTCAAACCATTAACTTGGAAAATCCACCGGATTTTCACGAGGAAGCGTAAACCCAGTGAGTCCGTGGCTAATCCGATCCTAAAACGGTGCAATTCCGTTGCAGGCATTTATTCGCTTGTGAACAAAGGTAAGGCGGATCTGTTCGCAGAAACTCTTCAAACTCCGCAAATCAGTGGTCACCGGAATTGCTATATTCCAAAAACTGTCCACGATGCTATTAACCTATGCTTGAAGTGATTACCGTGAATACATCAGAAATTAATCACCTATGTGGAAAACTTGATTCTCTACAGGAGCGAGTTGTCCAAAGAGATATTGTTTATATTAAGGAAGACCTcatgaaaactgtttaaaaagttGTTATAGATGACAAAAATCTTCTCGGTGTGTTTGTACGATAGTAATCTGTACTTAAGGAACACAAAATCTAGTGTGAAGTGTCAGCTTTCGCGTGAAACTACCTCGACGACCTGTAGTTCTGAATGACTACGCTGTGATGTGATCTGTCATGATGTGTCTTCcagctgatgtgatgtgatgtgacgTCCCGCTGGTGTAATTACAGTGTATGTTTTGCTTTGAGACTCGAGATTTCAATATCGGCCATGAAGGCCTGTGAGTTGTTTAAAGTTCTCTAAGACGGTGTGTTTTGTAATGTAATTCTGATAGAGGTATGTTTCTTAAATACGAGATGTTTATCAGCATGGTGCCTTTGACATGAGTATGCTTTGTTATGAAACTGGATAATCTGTACAAGCGAAACAACTCCACAACCCCACAAATATGTCCTCGCCTTACCCAGCCGTCAGTTGTTCTACTGTAGTCCGGACTGTGCAGTCTGTTATAAAATACTCCCTTAACATATGCACACTGGGGCCGTCTGCGGTTGCATACCTGTGTGTTTCGTGCACGGTTGACAACATACATTCCAGTCCGGTCTCCAGTGATTGCTCGATGGGTTGACCCACAAATTCTCAGTCATGTAGTTTTTGTTGTAAACATCATATACATGAAGTCAGCACACAACTGGGCTTCAATTGGTATATT
Encoded proteins:
- the LOC135461259 gene encoding uncharacterized protein LOC135461259, producing MMAALWLMFILAFSSASIEVTATCYSYPLVYNFYDMLAQSACTAKVSVSARVWAMRRSCPYGTKSCAQICAEKSLTCFQAYHVYKNPPILAENSNSQPDQGVPGLSMYSYDNGCDFSHPGCGPNYCCCSGPSNALG
- the LOC135461260 gene encoding uncharacterized protein LOC135461260, translated to MTAFWLILVVTLCSAGVEVTATCYGYPLVYNFYDMLAQSTCTAKFSGSDNVWALRRTCPGGTKSCYQICAEKTLTCFQAYHVYKNPPILAENSNSQPDQGVPGLSMYSYDNGCDFSHPGCGPNYCCCSGPDGALG